The following is a genomic window from Zalophus californianus isolate mZalCal1 chromosome 10, mZalCal1.pri.v2, whole genome shotgun sequence.
TGACAATGAATTTGAACCACATGGAGCTTGGGCTTGAGGGGAAAGTGTTTTGGTGAAACGCAGCTGGAATTTcatcagcccccaccccccagacggTACAAAAATAGTCCGGGCCAGGCAGGCTCTGACCCTACAGGCCTGGCCCAATTTTGCCACCCCCTGTCCCGGAGAGACGCTTGGAGTGGCCTCTTTCCCTGAATCTGGGTTTCGTAATCTTTACTTGTTGTTTTGGTCGCCTGTTTGTTGACTGGCCTGGTTCGTCTGGGAGAATTTGCTCCCTGATGAGCTCCCCACTGCTTGGCCTTtctgaagagagagggaggcaggaagacccTCTCTCGCTGTTGGTAACAAGGCccagggggctggaggaggctggaATAAGGGTCACAGGCACGCCTGGCCCCGGGGACTGGTCGGggagccctgtgaccttgggaatatgggtgggcggcggggggggggggggtgctccgGACGCGGGGCTGACAGTAGGCTTCATTTAAGCAAGAGCCAGAAGGTTCTGTGAACATCTCAAATCCAGCCCTGTTCCTCAGAGTGGAGCCAACATGCTGTTAATAGGTTCTAGTGCCTGGAATGACCgacctcctgcccctgccctcagTTTCCCCCTGGCACCAGGAGACATGCAGGGTGTTCGTGGACTGAGAGAATGTTCAGAGCCCGTTGCTCCCAGTCTTCAGCTGAAAGGATGTGAATGGTGGGGGCCGCTCCTGAGGCCCCCTCCCGAggttgggaaggggaggggatgcTACCCATGTCCTTGCAGACCCAGCACCAGGGCCCTCGGGACGGCAGCCCCCGGAGGGAATGAGAGGCCAGGGGCTgttggggtggggacagagccCTCAGCAGCAGCGTCCCTTAGACCAGCTGACAGAGCCACTGACCTGACAGTCAGGTGCGCTCGACCAGGGATGGGCCCTGCCACACTGGGTagggcgggaggtggggggaaggtaATGAGTGTCGGCCCTGAGTGAGCGGGGCTGCAGGGCCACAGACTTCACAGCCCACCTGGGGATCTAGTCTCCTATCCTGGGCACCCACGTTCCCCTCCAGAGCCCCAAGGCCCAGGGAGACGTGGTCCTGGGGACCAGGATGGACACGGCATCAGTGGTCCAGGCACTGGGACCCTGGCAAGTGGCAGCAGAAGGTTCTGGGCTCTCCCCCAAGCTACTAGCTGAGCCACACCTGCCCCACCTGACTCGGGACAGAACCCCAGgtaagggagagggggaggggccaggaggggccATGGGAAGCCCACCTGGGGAGCCTGTGGGGGTCAAGCCAGGGCTTTCTGTGCAGCCCCCGAGGCAGGGGCACGGAGCCCACCACCCTTTCTGGCACTCGCAGCCTGCCCAGGGCGGAGGAGGGAGGTGCTATCCGGGCTGAACCTTCCACCTCTTGCCAAGTTCAACCGTGTAGAGTCCAGTTAATCTGGTCTTAGCAGGAGCCTCCTGcatttcctttctccccaggCTGGAGCCCCCCAGAGAGAACCAAGTCCCCTAAGACCACAGGACAAGACCAGCATCCATCCTTCCTGCCTTGGTCTCCCCACACCAGCTTGGGCCACAGAACCTCAAAAGCACACAGGAGGTGTGGCCCGGGGACCTGCTTCCCCTACCACCGCTGCCCCCTGCCCCGTGGAGCCTGGAACCCAGCCTGCCTAGAAAGCCCTTCTGGCCTGGCCGGGGCTACCCCTCACTTCCGATAGGGGTTCGGCTCCTCCCACTCCTATTTTCCTCCCCCTTGGCCCTCGGCCAGCCCCCACGTCCAGGCTGAGCCCACTCCAAGCCAGCCACCGAGGGAATGGGGGCATCAGGCAGGGGCTCTGGGAAGCCTGGGTCTGCCCCAGGAGTTTGGGGAATGGAGGTTTCTCCCCAGCCCTCTTGGCAAGGGTGGGAATGAGGAGCTCAGTGAGAGGGGTCAGAAcaggcctggatttgaatctcttGTCAGCGGTGTGGACAAGTGATTTATCTGCTCTGAGCctaggtttcctcatctgtaaaatggggatgcgCATGATACCTTCCTGCCACGCTGTGGGGATTGAGATATTACATCATGTAAAAATGTGCTCGGCACCAAGGAGGCACCCGGTGAGGTTGGATGCCATGTTCATGATGAAAAGGGAAGGCACTCTGGTCGGTGGAAGAGGTTGTTAGAAGGTGGCTGTGGGGCAAGGAGGGTCGGTCAGAATAGTCCAGAGATGAGGCCCCAGAaggccctctcctccctctgcttactCCCCAGGCGGGTCAGGTGGTGGCAGAAGCGGATGGAGGGAGCCCCCCGCCACCCAGGCACATGCATATCCGGAGACCCCCAAGCCACAGCCCTAGGAACTCCCGGTGACCCTCCACACCACAGACAGTGCCCCCACCTCAGGACCAGGTGTTACCCCGGAAGACTATGCACAGCAGGTGGGCCCATAGCTGACCATGACAGCCCCCCCGTGGCCCCAGACTCCTGCCTTCTAGAAGAGCCAGGGGAACGGGCCCCCTCCCTGGCCAGCAGGACTCAGATTCAGGCAAAGCCTGTCTCTGTTTGACTTTGGAggctttgacaaagcagggaccGCTCCTCACGCCTGGACAGCTCAGGCAAAAGCCCAGGGCGGGGGGATAGGACGAAGTGGTCCCTGTGACCGACGCCTATGCTTCTTCTCCCGGGCTGGGGTCAGCAGCAGCACTTCTCAGGGTCCGAAAGCCACCCCTGTCtttgcctccctctgtcccttctccagccccacctccagtgccccccaccccggccacaTGCAGAGAGGCAGTGGTTAAGGACATGGACTTTGAACCCGACTCAGCCCCCGCAACCCCGATGGCTAAGTGGACCGTAAGCCTCGTGGtccccgtctgtaaaatgggtccgTGATAACAAGAGTACCTCCGTCACAAGGAAGCCTGGAATGAGTTAATACAAGGAAAGCCCTCAGAATGGTATCTGGCCCATCGTGAAGACTCAACAAATTTTAgcccttgtgattttttttttttttatttgtgtctcTGTCCTGCATGTTTGTTGAGTCAGATTTTCCGTGGGTGAGGAGGTAGGGCAGGAGACATGAAGCTCAATGGTTTCCATTGCCTGGAGCTCCAGGTCCTCCGGGCTGGAGGCTAGAGTAATAAAGGATTCCTTTCAATTGGGGCCAGTGATGCTCTGATAAAGGGTGACAACAGGATGCTAACCCAAACCCCAGGCCTCGGGGGCAGGGCCAGCAGCAGAGCCCAGGCCATTCTGGGTGGGGAGGCCCCAAGGTCCTGAGTCCCGGCCACAGGCTGGTGATACTTCTCTGCAGGTCTGATGCCCTTTCCCCACTGCCTCCCAACCACCCTCTATGCCCAATATCTGGCCTCCGCCCCAGGCCTGTTTGTACCTCCCACCGTGGGAGGCTCAGAGTCTGAGGAAGCAGCATCTCAGAAGTCTAGAATCTGGGAATTGCAGGGCCTAAGCGTAGCGTGAAGGAGCTCACTACTGCAGTGACCCTGACGAGGTCCCTATGCTGTCACTCCGTAGGGCCCCGGGTCCTCAGGGAGGTCAGGAGGGCAGTCTGAGGAGGAGCCGGTCCGGCCACCACTAGGCAGTCCCCATGGCTCCAAAGTGTCCTCCAAGCCAGACCTGCGCCCCTACCCCGGCTGCCCCACGGTGTGGCCCTGCCCCGCGCAGTCTCCTCGGCATGCCAGCCCTGGTTCCCTTGGGCAGCCTCCTTTCCCGGGCCCTCATCTCTGCATCTGGGGCCTCTGGGAGAGCACGGGTATTggcagggaaagggggaggagcagggaagtgACAGCCGGACGCATCGTGTGAGACGGGCTTCGTGACAGGGACCCAGTACGGTCCCCCCACAGCTGGTGGGCACCCCATAGAACCCTCGGTGCCCTGGGAGGGGCCAGGCAGGCGACACTGGGGGGACCGGGAGGCCCTTTCAAGCGATGCCAAGGGCTGCCGGCTGAGTTGGTGCAGAGTGTCATCTGTCACCACTCCTGGCAAGGGACATGTGTCCCCATTATGTTAAAACTATGTTGTTCCCAAGGCAGCCCCCAGGAGAAGCCCTATGAGCTGTGTCATCCAGAAAGGCAGAGTGAGCCCCCCGTGCACAGGACCCCCGCCTCAAGGAGGGAACCCCAggcagccccagctccagccccgcCAGGCAGGGCAAGGCGGAACGACCGCAGGGCTCCAGCCCTCCAGATGTGCAGCCAGCATTCCTTTGTGGAGACAGGGCGGAGCGGCAGCCAAGGGCCCAGATGGGCCGCATTAACCTGGGAGCCGGCTCTTCAGGGCCCAGATGCTCCATGTTTAGCCGGCTAGCCGGCTTTGGGCTCCAGATGTGCGTCTGGGCTGGGGGCGGGACACAGCTCCAGATGTATGCAGTCTGAGCAGGAGTGCGGCCGGGCTCAGCTGCAGCGCCCCGGGCATAGGGGTCTGGGGCTTTGGGGACTGGAACAAGGGGCCTCCACACTCGCCCTCTCCAGCACCCCTAAGCCCAGGGCCAAGAGGGGTTCagggttcacacacacacacacacacaaactctgaCTCAGGAGCTACAGAGCCCAAAGGTTCATGCCTCATTGCGTGAGCAGGGACAGAGCCCAGTGACCTGCCCGGGGTCACACAAGCCAGGGATGGGCAGGACCCCAGCTGGAGCAGAGGGTCCGACGTCTCTCCAATCACAGGCAGCGTTGGGGGAGGGAGCTTTGCGGACGGACGCCTGCCTCTCACCAGAGGGACTGGAGCACAGCTAAGCAGAGGACCTGGGCCAACCGCTGACCCCCGCGGGGCCCCAGGCACTTAGCCACCAAGGTGAGGTGGTGGAAGAGATGTTCCTATTCGCTGAGCACCCACCATGTGCTGTAGCCTATGCGATCCCCTCACCTGCCTCGTTGGGTCCCCACAACTCCCGTGCAGGGTGTGGGGGTCCTCATCTCATAAATGGACAGCTCCCGGGGGAGCCAGCCTGTCGAAGGCCACCGGGCCAGGCCAGGCAGAGCCAGGCAGAGCGGGAGGAACACCAGGGACCTGCTGCTGCCCAGGACTTGATCATGAACTTGGGGCTCTGCAGGCTGTGGCTCAACATGGCTTCTGGGGAAGACCTTTGTAAAGGAGCCAAGGCGAGGTGCTGTCCTTGGGGCCTGGCCCTTCTGTCCCATAAAGCACATCTGCCCTGGATGGTGGGACAGCTGAGAAGCCCAGAGACCCCTGCCTGAGCCCCAAGGCGTGCAGCAGCCCCTCCCACCGCCCAGGGGGCCCTCAGCCTAGAGAACTGGAAGTTCTCAATGTCTCCTCCTCAATGTCAGGAGCTGCCTGCCTGTCACCCCCTTTCCCCAGACCCTAGAAGGACTGCTGAGATTGCAGGGATGAGGGCAAAGGGCGGGCCCAGCGGCCACATCTGCACACTGGCTCTGGGCTCCGAGCCGGGAGGGCATGGAGGCCGCAGAGGGCACCAGTCAGAGGCCAGGCCCACTGACCACCAGGGGAGCGCCTACGGCTCCTGGGCCCCTGAGGAGAGGGGAAGCGGACACAGCTACCCCCCCAGGGCTGGTGGGCATCCTGCAGGCTCCTTCTGACCCTGCCCCAGCAAAGCCACCCAGGAGGGAGACAGCAGGACGGCACAGTCTGGCCTGGGTAGGGAGGCTGGCAGAGGGGAGCGGGCTGAGGCAGAAGCGCAAATAGGTTATGTCAGGCGAGCGCTCTGGGGAGGGGCCCACGCCTCTCAGCTCTGGCAGCCCCACCTGGGGCCCACGCCCAAGCCTCAGGAGGGggctctctccatcccctcacttccTCCACcgcccacaccccaccccagggctccagGACTCCATCCCCCAAATCAAGGGGACCCCCATTTCTCACTCGGAGGCTCTGCCTGCCATCTGcccagcgcccccccccaccatttgACAAGCTGCACCTGGACAGCGCCTGACACCCCCTGCTTCTCCTGAGGTTGGGATGGTGTCAGGAGCTGGGGGACAGGAAGATGCCAGAAAATGAACCCCTTTCCCAGGGCTGTGGGCTCGGGGGATGAGTGGGAGCTCAAGGAAGAATAGGGGGGTGCTCACTGCAGGCAAGGTCAGTCAAAGGCCAGCAACGCAGTCCGGGGACTGAGGAGGGGGCCCCTCGCAGTCAGTCATGGCTGGGCAGCCAGGGCCCTGTGTGTCTTGGCGGAGCGGGACCCCTGGGCGGCCAGGTATGTAACAATTCCAGCCATTTCCTGCCCTATTAATGAGAAAGGGGTTGATATAAATATACGCTCAGCATAAATAAATAcaggccaggcccagggctgCATAGCAGACAGATTGCGTGGAGCTTCTGGCCAGCCCTTCAGCCAGCTCCCCTGACCCTGCCCGCAGTGCAGCCCACCCCCCCGCACCGCCCCCCACTTGTTTTCCTCCGGCAGGCCAGggcccctccacacacacaggcCCGAGGCAGATGGACTGACCGCCCTTGCCCTAGGCCTCAGGAATGGGGTTCCCGTGGCCCCTGGGAAGGCGGCAGGCCCGAGAGAGGGAGCGGGGGTTCCCGGGCCCTCCTGCCTCACACACAGACCCGATGACAGCCCTGTGAGGCCTGAGGTGCTATGCTCAGGCCTGCTcataggtggggaaactgaggctcacagggtTAAGggatttgcctaaggtcacacaaccGGGAGGCTGTGGATCCAGGATTCAAACCCGAGGCTTTCTCACCCCAAGGCCCGTGAGCTGCCCACTGTGTGTGAGGGGCAACCAGGGGCAGCTTTgtgccctcctgccttcctcccaagCCCCTGCCCCTGGATGCCAGGGCCCTCAGAAGGCCCTGGAGGACTTCCGGTAAGGCCTGGAAGTGTACCTCCACGGAGCCAGACCTCAGCTTGGGTAAGATGCAcgtgcagccccagccccaccccaccccacccctgctccagaCCACCTCCCAGCTGGAGCATCCAGGTCACTGAGGTCCCTCGAGTGCTGGCTGTCCCATCGGGGATAATCTGGTCACCCCACACCGCACagacatggaaactgaggcccagaggcagaGCTTCAGGTAAGGTCACAGCAAGAAGCAGGTCAGAGCCAGGGAACCTAGCGTCTGCCACCAGGCCTCCTCCTCAGGCCCTGGGCATCCCTCTCGCAagcctccccctgctcagtgcCACCCCAGCTCCCCGGCCTGGATGCTTCCCAGGGTGGACTCAGGTGTCAGCCTGTGTTCTGGAACCCAACCGGGGGGCCTTCGCTCGGCACAGGTCAGCCACAGCAACTAGGAAAAGCCAGGTCCAGAGAGGTTCGGAGCCTGACGACGTTCATACAGCACGGGGCAGATCTGGGGCAGGCACCCAGGAGCTGTGGAGCATTCCTCTCTTGTAAACCCAGCTCAAATGCCCCCCTCcctcaggaagccttcccagccACCCTGGCCCAAAGGATGGGCTCCCAGTCTGCCCTCAGGCCTGCTCTGCCTCCCAGGCCTTGAGGGATTCTCTCCCCAGTGTGTCGTGTGAGTGGGCACTTAGCCCAGGCAGCCACAATAGAGTGCCCCTACCTCCTGCCGTGCAGAGCCCCAGTGTGGAAAGTGGAGGCCAGGCCTGTTCCAGCTGCGGCCTCATTCCCACCAGGAGCCAAGGATTTGGGAGCCAGCGGTCTGAGGGGGCAAGTTGAGCAGGTGGGCATGGCTGGGCCAGGATCATCCTGAGTCCCAGCTGGTGTCCTGGCCCTAGCCCACACCTCAGGTCTAAGGCCAGGCTAGGCTCTCAGCCTCTGCAACCAcagtccctcccccagccctggcccccccTGCCCCAGAGGTCTCAGCCCCAGACCGCTGGGGAtgtggcaggaggggtgggagcaTGGCAGGTGAAGGGCCACGGAGGagctccccagggctggggctctAGCCCACCTGCACCCCTCCCTGCCCGCATGCCGTTCCTCTGGGGCCCACCCTCTCCGGTGCTTCGGAGCTCCCCAAGGGAAAGGGCAGAACTGGAAGCTGACCTCAATGCAGCCATTCAAAAGGACAAGACATCCATGTGGACCGACTTGGAAATGGGTGGGTGGCATGTCGTCAAAGGCAAAGAAGCCTTTGGCCTAATGATGTGTGTAGTAGGATGGTCTCCGTCAGAGACGGATCTGCAGGTGTAACGTGGGAACGTGCCTGCAGGCTTGCATATGTGCAACGCATCAGGGCTGGAAAGATACACAGCACACAGATGACCCCATTTCTCTCAAGTTTCAAaccagagaggaaggaaacatttttatcttaataTGTCCGTATTGTgggtaatgttttaaaaagttagtagaaggaaaaaTACTAGTATCACATACACAGTCTTGCCCCTAGCCCCACTGGCCAGGGCTGCGCCAGCCTCCCTGCTggtcccagcctccagcccatcCCCCAGCTCCAACCTGGCTCCCatcatttcccccttccctgccccccaccaggtGCAGGCCATCACACTTCCTGTCCCCTTCTCGCCGTTGAGGCCCCTCTCCACCTGCACCTTCCCTCCCTGCCAGGACCCACAGGACAGGCCACAGTCCTGTCAAGCACCAGCTTGGGCCCATGCAGCTCCATATGCCTGCCCTGGggcctccttcccactccccccaGTCCCCGACCTCAGCAATGGGCCAACTCCACACACCTCAGCACACGGCTTTCCCTACAAGTTGTGTGCATGTTCTGGAATCCCCGTCATGTTTACTCCAGCACCTTCCCAGCAGATGTTCTGCCTCGTGGGCCAGATGGGAGCCCTTCAGATGTCTCCCCCAGGGGCAGGCAGGTCTGCTTGTCAGACTCAGAGAAGGAGCCCAGAAGTTCACCCCACATCTACCCTGGGCCATCTGCCGGTCCATatgggaggcagggcaggaatCTGGCCCTAATTTCCCCAGGAACCAGAATACAGAAGGCGAACACAGGGCAGAACTCTCTGGAACATCTCCCCATACTCACACACCCTCAGGCTTGGGAGTGAATGGAAGGTGATTGCTGACTCCCACAAAaccatccctccccctcctctcacGGAATCACTGGCCTCAGGGGCAGGGGGAGTCTGCCCTACAGCCACCTGAGCTTGCTTAGCTCCCTCAGCTGAGATTTTGGATGTTTCCCTCTCCCAggagatggacagatggatggatctGTGGATGGATGGTAAGTGGGTGGGTAAACAGGCTgaggaatgaatggatgggtgggtggacggagggacggatggatggatggatggattgatgggcagatggatggatggatggatggatgggcagatggatggatggatggatggatgggcagatggatggatggatggatggatggatggatggacaggcaGATGGACGGacaggcagatggatggatggatgggcagatggatggatggacggatggatggatggatggacggatggatggacagatgaatgggcagatggatggatggatggatggatggatggacgaacAGGCAGATggatgacggatggatggatgggcagatggatggatggacaggcagatggatggttggatggacaggcagatggatggatggatgggcagatggatggatggagggatggacagagggatggacagatgggtggacagatgaatgggcagatggatggatggagggatggatggaaggatggatgggcagatggatggatggatgaatggatggatggatggatggacaggcagatggatggacaggcagatggatggatggatgggcagatggatggatggagggatggacagagggatggacagatgggtggacagatgaatgggcagatggatggatggagggatggatggaaggatggatgggcagatggatggatggatgaatggatggatggatggatggacaggcagatggatggacaggcagatggatggatggatgggcagatggatggatggagggatggacggagggatggacagatgggtggacagatgaatgggcagatggatggatggatggagatggatggatggatggatggacaggcagatggatggatggttggatgggcagatggatggatggacaggcagatgggtggatggatggatgggcagctGAGTAGTAAAATGAGGGGCTGAGTGTAAATGAATGGATGGGCTAGCTGCCGACTAGCTCAGGAGTCACTACTTCTCAAAGGAACTTTCTAAATCTCTGCAATGTGAGGCCTTAGCACCCCCCAGAGGCCAGAGTCTCTAACGACCCATCTCCCTTAAAGCCCTGGGCACAGACAGTCCTGAGAATCAGGGGTACAGACCTAGCGAAAGTTAGGTCTGTGCCCCAGTGCTGGCTCTTCCCCTGACTCACTCTGGGGACTTTGGGAATGTTCAACCTTCTGaggctcaattttctcatctggaaaatggagctAATCAAACCTGAAACCTGTAATGCTATGAGATTTAAACAAAGTTACGTACGTAAAGTGTCTGAGAGGGTTACCTGGCACAGATCCAGGGCCCACGAAATATGATTTCCTTCCCAGAGGCAGCCCTAGggcacacatgaacacacacacacacacgcacacgcacatgcacacgcccACCAGTAGGGAAGAGGGACACAGAGCGAGACCCCAGGCTACACCAGGTCCAGAAAGGTAAATGGGGACACACTTATTCTGCAGGGGTCCCATGCTCCGGCAGGGCTGGCCCAGCCTTGGGGCCCAGGGGCTCGGGGAGCGGGGACGTGGACGAGGGTCCTGAGCCCTGCGGGGGCTCAGCTTCCTGGGCCTGGGCCAGCTGGGCTGTGTGCTCAAAGGCAGCTTGCAGCAGGTGGGAGGCAAGGCAAGTGGTCCAGGTGATGAGATAGGCCAGGTGCCAGGTGAGCGCTGTTGGGGTCTCCACCCACCAGTACAGACGCCTCAGCAGGGCTCGGAGCTCCGGCACCACTCGGTTGTCCAGCAGCGCCTGGAGGGGATGAGCCGATGGGCAAATGGCCGggcccagggcccccaggcctgCCCTCACGCGGCCGGCCCGCCCACCTTGCTGAGCAGCCCGGCCAGGCTGCAGCGACGGGCCCTCCGGCACAGCCTCCAGgtcagcagcaacagcagcaagCCCGCCAGCATCAGGCTGTGCAGGCAGGACAGAAGCAGCTCCGTGCCGGTGGCCGCAGACAGGCCCAAGGCCCGGGCCCAGCGCTGCACGCCCGCCCACACCAGCCGGGGCGCCCGCAGCCCCAGCCACACGGGGACGCCTAGCAGTCCCCACCCCGCCCGCAGGGCCCGCCCCAGGGGGCTGGCGGCAACCCCGGGGGCTGGATGGGCCTGGCGGCCGCGGGACCCCCAAGCCTCATGACCCAGCCCCAACAGCCAGTGGTTGAAGAGGAGAATCTTGAGGAGCAGGAGATTGTAGAGGTGGACCCGGTTCTGGACcagctgcaggagggagggagagccaaCCCGTTGTCACTCATATGGGGGAGGTGCCCCACCTGCCACCCCGGGCCGGGCCTCCTCTCCAGGCCTCAATTGCCCCAACAAGAATGATCTTTATCTGCCCACTTCTAAGGACTCCATTCTCAGGAAGGGGCTTTAGAAAGTATTTCATATTAtccttgattttctttcccttggaTTGAAGTGAGTATTTATAATACTCTAGACAGAAGGAAgtgggtttattattattattattattattattattatagaaggAGTGACCATCCATCCCCCTCAGCCCTCTGATCCTGCAGGATTTGAACCCCGGGCAGGTTTTGTCTCCCAAACACCTGGGCTCTCCTGCCCACCGGTTGCCTGTTGGTGTCATGAGGGTGGCTGGGGGCAAAGGGCAGTGCCGTTAGGGGTAGAGAGATGGGAGGCATGGGGGCAGTGACCGAGGGACTGAGGGACCTACGGAGAGAGAGGGACCCAAGAAGATCGGGCTTCTGTCCTGGGTGACAGGGTGGATATGATGTCTCCCATCCAAGGGGAGAAAAGAGTGAGCTTGAGTGGGGAAAGAGTCTGTAAACGGGAAAACTCCACCTGAGTCCTGGGGCTGAACAGCCCCTCTTCAGAGCTCAAAAGCCCCCTATCTGGACCCCACGCACCCTTGTCCAGAGGACCACCTGGAGCCCTAGGGGGTGGTGTGGGAGATAGCCACTTGGGGTTGGCTGTGCACCCCACCACGGGCACCGTGGCTTGGGGGTGGGGCTTCTGAGGCAGGCAGTCACCTAATGCCACCGGTTGGGACAGGTCCATGCGGTCCAACAGCTCCGAGGTGGCTGTGAAGGGCTGGGAGGACCCCACCCCAGTGCCCCCTGCACCCCACTCACCAGCACTGAGAGCTTCACCACCAGCAGCAGAATCCCCAAGAGGCTGGATCTGACCAGAGGGACGGCCTCCATGTCTGgcccttctcttcctccagctgggagagggagggtgaCCTCACAGATACTGCAAGGTGGGGGCCAAGTTACCATGGGGACCCAGTTGCCGCAAGAGACCCCCTTTTACCTGCCTCCCGCCCCTGCCCTACACAAAAACTGGGGTATTTGTCCTCTCCGTCCTGTCCTCTTCCTGGTTGGAGACTGCCCCAGTCTCCACGTCTGACCTGCCCACAGGGACGCCGGAGAAGGTCCTCAGATGGACTGCCCTGGGGCCTGCATGATTCCCAGCAATCTGTCAGGCCCTTCCCCAAACCGTGGCTGAGGGTGGCT
Proteins encoded in this region:
- the TMEM270 gene encoding transmembrane protein 270; the encoded protein is MEAVPLVRSSLLGILLLVVKLSVLLVQNRVHLYNLLLLKILLFNHWLLGLGHEAWGSRGRQAHPAPGVAASPLGRALRAGWGLLGVPVWLGLRAPRLVWAGVQRWARALGLSAATGTELLLSCLHSLMLAGLLLLLLTWRLCRRARRCSLAGLLSKALLDNRVVPELRALLRRLYWWVETPTALTWHLAYLITWTTCLASHLLQAAFEHTAQLAQAQEAEPPQGSGPSSTSPLPEPLGPKAGPALPEHGTPAE